The Pseudofrankia sp. DC12 region AACGCGACCATGCCCACACCCCCCGAACGGCTCAAGGCCCGGCTACGGACACCCCCGCCACCCATCAGCGCCTACAAGCCCATCAGCGTCTACAGGACCCGCACCCGCCGCCCGACCCAACCCAGCTCGACCGACCACGCCCGTCCTGACCAGCGCTTGCGCGACCGCTAACTCAAGCAAGCACCCACCGCACAACGACCGACAGCCCCCCGGGACGAAACCCGGGGGGCTGATCCGCGGTGCAAGGACCCAACCGCGCCAGCTACGGCGGTCGGGCCACGCTCCCCCGGGGACGGTCGCCGATCGGTGGGCCGCGCGGCGGGGTGAGGGTGCTATGCCGGGCGCGTCCGCGAGCGGGGACGCTCGCTGCCCCAGCGGCGCGACGCGACATGGGCGGACACCCCGACACGTGCGCCTATCTGTGTCCAGGTCGCTCCGGCCGCGCGCCATCCGGCGACCGTGGCGGCTGGCACGTCCTGGGGCCGTATGGCGGCGGGTTGCTGGCTCAGGAAGTCGATCAGTAGAACGGCGGCGCCGTGCCGGTTCGCGTGCCGGCCCCGCGCCGTAAGCGATCCCGCGCCGAATGCCTCCCACCCCGCCCGGCTACACAGCCCGTAGGCAGGGCGCAGCCGCCCGATCAGAGTCCCGTGCAACCAGACCGTCCAGCCGCCGCCGTCGGTCCGGATGAACTCCGGGACCGCGCCGGCCGGAGCCGTGCGTACCGCGTTCACGGCCGCCGCGAACGCGCGTCGGTCCCCCCGGACAGCATCCACGACACTTGCGGTCGCCACGTTACGATCATCCACCGTCGCGGCCCCGTCGCCGCAGGCATCAACGGCGGTCGTCTCGTTACGATCGCCCGTTGCCCTGCCCGCCTCGCGCGAGCCGCCCCGACGCGCCGGCGCCCCACGGCCCGCGTCGATCGATGCTCCTATGGATGTCAAGCAGCCAAAGGAAGATCCTTTGGTGGGATGGGGGCAGAGAGGATCGTGTAGATCTACGCTTGTCGGGTGCGACACCGGCCGATCATTGCTCTGCTCGGGGTGGACGGGTCGGGCAAGACGACCCAGGCCAGACGACTCGCGGCCTGGTTGAACGGGCAGGGCGCGCCGGCCCGCTACTTCGAGAACGCCGGCGGTCGCCCGATCTGGGATGCGCTGGCGAGACTGCTCGGCCGCACGGATGGGCGGGCGCTGTTCGGCTGCCGCGCCTACGTCGTGGTCGAGGCATCCATGCGCTGGGTGGCGGTCAGCCGGGCGCTCACGCTGTCCCGGCTGACCGGCCGCGTCGCGGTGATGGACCGCTATGCCTACTGCCAGTATGCGATCATGCGTGCCCGCGGCGATCGCGGCGAACGTCGAGTGCGTGCCGCGTTCCGCCGGTTCCCTGCGCCTGACCTGGTCTGCTATCTGTCCGTCCCGGCCGGGCTCGCACAGCGACGGGTGGAGCAACGCGGACGCGACCGTGAGGAACTCGATTACCTCGTCGCCTTCGACGAGGCGTACCGCTCCATGCCGGAGGCATCGTCGTTCGTCGTGGTCTCGGCCGAGGGGTCATGCGAGGAGGTCCAAACGGCCTTGCGGGCGACCGTCCTACCGGCGCTCGCCCAGTTCCGGGTGGACGGCGGGCCGCGGTCCAGGCTCGACTGAGCGGGCACCGACCTCGCCACCGCACGGTGTTCAGTCCTGTGGATATCAAGCAGCCAAAGGGAGATCCTCTGCCGGGGCAGGGGTGGTGAGGATTGTGTAGATCGTTTGATCCGTAGATCGACTACGGTGTGTGTTGCTTACCGGGTCGTTCGCGTCGGGCTCTCTGACCAGGTGTTTTCGCTGTTCAGAGGGACAAGTGGTCGTCAGCCGGTGCCTCGGCCGGCGCGGGGTTGGCTACGGAGGGTGTCCGGAATGGTCCGGCTGTCTTCGGTGGTGTCCGGGTGTCTGTCGACGCGGCGTCGATGCGATCACGGCCTGCGGGCTCATGTCCGGGCTCTGGGACCGTCCAGCGATGGGCCGCCCGAACCGAGGCGTCAGCGCCGGCCAGAGAGGTCGTAGCGGTAATCTTCCAGAGTCGTACGACGAGATGGTGAAGACCAGCTATCGAGAGGGCGACTGGTTCGCCGTGCCGCTCCGTGAGGGCGGCTACGCGATCGGTATAGTGGCTCGCGCGAACCGGGACGGTGTCCTGTTGGGGTACTTCTTTGGTCCCCGCCGTGACGCAGTTCCGACGCTCGCTGACGTCCAGGGACTTCTGCCTGGGGACGCGGCGTTGGTCGGCAAGTTCGGCCACCTTGGTTTGAAGCAGGGAAAGTGGCTTGTCCTCGGTCGGCTTGACGGATGGCACCGGGACCTCTGGCCGATGCCAGCGTTGGTCCGTTACGAAGAATTGAGCGGCCGATCGTTCAAGGTATTCTACGACGACGACGACCCGAACCGGCTGATCCGTGAAGAGGAGATCCTCCCCGGTGCGGCCGAGCAGGGCCCCAAGGATGGCTTGATGGGCGGTAACTGGTCAGGTGGGTTGGGGTGTCCAGGGGTTTCCGTTGGCGAGTTGGGTGAGGGCGTCGAGTAGGCCGATGCCGTGTTTGCGGGTGGTTGCTGTGTAGGATCGGATGAGGCAGAAGTTCTGGGCGCCGGTGAGTGTTCTCATGCAGCCGGAGATTTTCTGCCGGGTTTTCACCATGCGGATCTCGCGTTCGGCGGCGTTGTTATCGAAGGGCACGGCCGGGTTGGTGGTGAAGCGGAGGTAGTCGTCGATCCGGTCGCGGAGACGGCGGGCGAGCGCGCGGTGTTTGTTGCCGAGCGCGCCGGTGACGGTCTGGTCGTCGGCGGCGATCTTCGCTGCGTCGCGGATGCGACGGGTGTGCTGGTCGAGGACGTCCGTGTCCAGGGTGATGCCTGTGGTGCGGGCATGGTCGATGTGCTTTTTAAGCGCGAGGAGGCCGTCGGTCACCTGACGTGCCCAACACCATTTGGTGTCGTCGCCGGCTGCGTCGATCACGGCTTGGAGTTCCCGGAGAACATGCGCGTTGCACAGCGCGTGGGTCGCGTCGGTGAACGTGTCGTAGGGTGCCCAGGCGTCATGGACCGCGACTCCGGTGAAACCGGGAAGCACACCGGCGGTGAGTATCGCCTCCCGGCCGCGGCGGCGGTGCGCGGTCAGTAGCGAGTAGCGGTCGGTCGACGCGGAGTGCACCCAGTGGGTGGTGCCGTTCACTCGGAAGCCGGTCTCGTCGAAGTGGACCACGCTGGCACGGCCGATCAGTGCGCGGACCTGGCCGCTGAAACCCTTGAGGGATTTCGCGGCCTTGGTGGTTGCCGCGGCGACGGTCGCGTCACTGATCGGGGTGCCGAACAGCTCGCCGAGGGCCTGCGCTGTCCGCTGTTTCGACAGGAACTGGCCGGCATACAGATAGACGATGACCGCAGTGATCATCGGACCGTACTGAACCGGTGCTCGCACTCCGTCGGGACTGTCCGCGGTGGTCACCATGCCGCACCCGCACCGCTTCGCGACCAGCTGATGCTCGACGACACCGACTCGGATCGCGGGGATGTCGAAGACCTGGCGCCGTGTCATCCCGGCGACCGGGGCGCGGCCGAGTCCTCGGCCGCAGCCGCAGCACCGCGCCGGCTCATGGCGCACGATCTCATCCGGATCGGCCACCTGGCACAACGTCCGCCCGGGATGACCGCCCTGCCCACCGGGTTTACGGCCCGATCTTCCTCGCAACGACTTCGGCGCTGGCTTCGCCAGCCCGTCCGATGACGGCGGCTTCGACGAGTTCCGTGAATTCGCCGCCAGCCGCGCCTCCAACTCCGCGACCCGCGCTTTCAACCGCTCGATCTCAGCGGCCTGTTCTTTGATAATCGCGGCCTGGGCAACGACAAGCGCGGCAAGCTCGTCATACGTCGGCCGCGTCATACCCTCATTATTGGACACGCACCGAGACACGCCAAGCAATTACACGCCAGGAGATGCCAACTCATTAACAAATCACGCGGGAACATGACGGACCTGACCAGTTACCTGTGCGCTATCTACGGAGTTGCCTGTGTCGCATCTCGTTGCTCACATGCAAGCAGGAGGTCCCGAGGAGCTGGTCTCTCGGGCTGACGCGGGGGCGGCTTGTGGCGATCAGTGATTCGGATATATCGAGTGTGCTTTCCGCATACATCGAGTGCTATCCAGACGAGGCCACGTTGCTGGCCGAGCCGTTGCGACTGCTTTCTCAAGGACGGGATCTCGCCTCGCGGCGGACCTTTCCGATGCACGTGACCGCGGGTGCGCTCCTCGTCCGCCCTGATGTCCAGGGTGACGCCGAGATCCTGCTGGTCGAGCATCGTGCGTACGGGATCATTCTGCAGCCCGGCGGCCACCTGGAACCGACCGACACCACCCTCATCTGCGCGGCCGTACGTGAGTTGACGGAGGAGACCGGTGTGGATCCCGGCACGGTCTTCCCCGCGTCGCAGGTCCCCGTCTACATCGAGTACGGCCAGGTTCCGGCACGACCGACGAAGGACGAGCCGGAGCACTGGCACCTCGACGTTGGGTACGCCTTCACCACGGCACATGCGGACGTGGGGCGCATCCAGGAGTCCGAGGTACACGGTGCTGCCTGGTATCCACTCGCGTTGGCCGAGCGCCTTGTCGGCCAACGCATCGCGCGGGCGGTCAGCGCGCCGGCGTAGATCGACGCGCCCCGAGCACGTCGGCGGGTCACCGCGAGAGCGTGGATTCGGACGCAGTGTATTCATCGTGGAGGGCTTCGGAAGATGGCGGTGGCAGGTCGGGACTCACGCACTGTTGTGGAGGATCTGGTGGTTGGTGTCACCCCTCTCGACGAGCACGAGGCTCTGGACCGGGCCGCCACGTTGCGCTGGGTCAGGTCGGGAGCGCCGTTATTCCGAGTCGCTCGGCCCGCGACGCCAGACAAACATCTGTGTGTCTATTCTGCCTTGTTCGACGAGGCGCGCCGTTCCGTGCTTCTGGTGGACCACGTGAAGGCAGGTCTTTGGTTGTTCCCTGGGGGCCATGTCGACGACGGTGAGGACCCGCGGGCGGCGGTGCTGCGGGAGGCGGCGGAGGAATTGCGGATCAGTGGCACGTTCCATCCGCGGTTCGGGGACGAGCCGCTGTTCCTGACGGTGACGCGAACCCGCGGGGAGCACAGCCACACAGATGTATCGTTCTGGTTTGTCCTCGCGGCGGACCAGGATATGCGGATCGAGGCTGACCCCCGAGAGGCGAACGGGGTCCGCTGGTTGCACCTGGACGACCCGTCGCAATGGGCCAACGACTGGTTCGACCCCCACATGGACCGCTTTCGCGCGAAACTCCTGGCGCGCCTGGTCACCCCCGCGCCCCTGGGATAGTCGCTCGGCGCGGCCACTGCCACCGCCTTGTCGCCGACAGCACCGGGCTATGTCAACGGCCTCTGAACCTTGGATCTGACGCCTATCTTGTAATCGATCCGACTCAGGCTTGTTGATCTACTGTGTGCTGCGAGCTCGATCATGACGCTGACGCGGCCTTTTGATCCCGCCAGGCCGGTCGGCCAGTTCCGTGCCGACGAGCCTGTGGGCGGCTGGCTTGGCTGTAGCGACGGGTGGGGGCCAGGGCTGCGGCGAGATCGCTCTCGGTAGCGTATGGCAACTCAAGGTAGTCGGATTCGGTCGGCACGGATAGGCCGGCAGCGACGTGAACCGCCTGTGGTTACTGGGTTTCCGGATCAACTCAAA contains the following coding sequences:
- a CDS encoding thymidylate kinase, with the translated sequence MRHRPIIALLGVDGSGKTTQARRLAAWLNGQGAPARYFENAGGRPIWDALARLLGRTDGRALFGCRAYVVVEASMRWVAVSRALTLSRLTGRVAVMDRYAYCQYAIMRARGDRGERRVRAAFRRFPAPDLVCYLSVPAGLAQRRVEQRGRDREELDYLVAFDEAYRSMPEASSFVVVSAEGSCEEVQTALRATVLPALAQFRVDGGPRSRLD
- a CDS encoding Imm26 family immunity protein, yielding MKTSYREGDWFAVPLREGGYAIGIVARANRDGVLLGYFFGPRRDAVPTLADVQGLLPGDAALVGKFGHLGLKQGKWLVLGRLDGWHRDLWPMPALVRYEELSGRSFKVFYDDDDPNRLIREEEILPGAAEQGPKDGLMGGNWSGGLGCPGVSVGELGEGVE
- a CDS encoding IS66 family transposase, producing MTRPTYDELAALVVAQAAIIKEQAAEIERLKARVAELEARLAANSRNSSKPPSSDGLAKPAPKSLRGRSGRKPGGQGGHPGRTLCQVADPDEIVRHEPARCCGCGRGLGRAPVAGMTRRQVFDIPAIRVGVVEHQLVAKRCGCGMVTTADSPDGVRAPVQYGPMITAVIVYLYAGQFLSKQRTAQALGELFGTPISDATVAAATTKAAKSLKGFSGQVRALIGRASVVHFDETGFRVNGTTHWVHSASTDRYSLLTAHRRRGREAILTAGVLPGFTGVAVHDAWAPYDTFTDATHALCNAHVLRELQAVIDAAGDDTKWCWARQVTDGLLALKKHIDHARTTGITLDTDVLDQHTRRIRDAAKIAADDQTVTGALGNKHRALARRLRDRIDDYLRFTTNPAVPFDNNAAEREIRMVKTRQKISGCMRTLTGAQNFCLIRSYTATTRKHGIGLLDALTQLANGNPWTPQPT
- a CDS encoding NUDIX domain-containing protein; translation: MAISDSDISSVLSAYIECYPDEATLLAEPLRLLSQGRDLASRRTFPMHVTAGALLVRPDVQGDAEILLVEHRAYGIILQPGGHLEPTDTTLICAAVRELTEETGVDPGTVFPASQVPVYIEYGQVPARPTKDEPEHWHLDVGYAFTTAHADVGRIQESEVHGAAWYPLALAERLVGQRIARAVSAPA
- a CDS encoding NUDIX domain-containing protein, with amino-acid sequence MEDLVVGVTPLDEHEALDRAATLRWVRSGAPLFRVARPATPDKHLCVYSALFDEARRSVLLVDHVKAGLWLFPGGHVDDGEDPRAAVLREAAEELRISGTFHPRFGDEPLFLTVTRTRGEHSHTDVSFWFVLAADQDMRIEADPREANGVRWLHLDDPSQWANDWFDPHMDRFRAKLLARLVTPAPLG